A part of Gemmatimonadota bacterium genomic DNA contains:
- a CDS encoding sulfatase codes for MSYRNVLLLIADDWSPIAGCYGNDVIKMPSVDALAARGTLFKHAFCTTPSCAASRANLLTGHYSHTHGQYGHSHSIHNFHTQLDMPSIPKTLQSAGFTTGVVGKLHVQPESVYPWNYEAGGGRNVRGIADNISKFFETIDNDQPFYLHVGYSDPHRDFGNKQTYPGVPEVTYSPEEIIVPDFLPDHPDVRREFAEYYQSVSRLDTGIGMAVQALQDAGRADDTMIIVMSDHGMPFPGGKASSFDTGHHCPLIITRPNAEAVVSDALVNWNNIAPTVFEWCGVEPPEGLPEKSLVPILDESHPEGFDETFFSHTFHEVTNYYPYRVLRGRKYKYVRNLYPEITTPLPSDLWASPTWQAIRRENLEMGKRRTEKFLHQDAEALFDIENDPMESTNIIDDPEVQDIAESMRQKVRTFRKETRDPWCLASYHAGEPGMEPGVM; via the coding sequence ATGTCCTACCGCAACGTCCTCTTACTCATTGCCGACGATTGGAGCCCCATTGCCGGATGTTATGGCAATGACGTCATCAAAATGCCCAGCGTAGATGCACTTGCTGCGCGAGGCACCTTATTTAAACACGCCTTTTGCACCACCCCATCGTGCGCAGCCAGCCGCGCCAACCTCCTCACCGGACACTACAGCCACACGCACGGACAATACGGCCACTCGCACAGCATTCACAACTTCCACACGCAACTCGACATGCCGTCAATTCCCAAAACACTACAATCTGCCGGATTCACCACTGGCGTTGTCGGCAAACTCCACGTACAACCCGAATCTGTCTATCCCTGGAACTACGAAGCTGGCGGAGGGCGCAATGTGCGCGGTATTGCAGACAACATCTCGAAATTCTTTGAAACCATTGACAACGATCAACCATTCTATCTCCACGTCGGTTATTCCGATCCCCACCGCGATTTCGGCAACAAACAAACCTATCCCGGCGTCCCCGAAGTCACGTATTCACCCGAGGAAATCATCGTCCCTGATTTCTTACCCGACCATCCAGACGTCCGACGAGAATTTGCCGAATACTACCAATCCGTCTCTCGCCTCGACACCGGCATTGGCATGGCCGTCCAGGCACTCCAGGACGCCGGTCGAGCCGACGACACCATGATCATCGTCATGAGCGACCACGGCATGCCCTTTCCCGGCGGCAAAGCCTCTTCTTTTGACACGGGCCATCACTGCCCGCTCATCATCACGCGCCCAAATGCCGAAGCCGTTGTCAGTGACGCCCTCGTCAACTGGAACAACATCGCCCCAACCGTCTTTGAATGGTGCGGCGTTGAACCCCCTGAAGGCCTGCCCGAAAAGTCCCTCGTCCCCATCCTGGACGAATCACATCCCGAGGGATTTGACGAAACATTCTTCTCCCACACCTTCCACGAAGTCACCAACTACTACCCCTACCGGGTTCTGCGCGGACGCAAATACAAATACGTGCGCAATCTCTATCCCGAAATCACCACCCCTTTGCCCAGTGACCTGTGGGCATCGCCCACCTGGCAGGCCATTCGCAGAGAAAATCTGGAAATGGGCAAACGCCGCACGGAAAAATTCCTGCATCAGGATGCCGAAGCCCTCTTCGACATTGAAAACGATCCCATGGAATCCACCAACATCATCGACGACCCCGAGGTTCAGGACATCGCCGAATCCATGCGACAAAAAGTTCGCACCTTCCGCAAAGAAACCCGAGACCCCTGGTGCCTGGCGTCCTATCACGCGGGCGAACCGGGTATGGAACCTGGCGTAATGTGA
- a CDS encoding outer membrane lipoprotein-sorting protein, whose product MIPIRPIHLFFALCPILLIYLGVPIPARSETAEETGLKIAQDSHAREKGFGNFTAQQTMVLRNKHGQESRCQLRVKVLEVSEDGDKSLFVFDEPRDVKGTALLIHAHRESADDQWLYLPALKRVKRISSSNQSGSFMGSEFAYEDLTPQAVEKFTYRYLRDEAYGDLTCTVTERFPADKKSGYSRQVVWRDKDELRVWKVEYYDRKNAHLKTLTLGNYAQYLERYWRAGEMTMVNHLTGKSTVLTWTDFEFQTDLDDRDFTQTGLRRVR is encoded by the coding sequence ATGATACCAATACGACCAATACATCTGTTTTTCGCGCTTTGTCCAATTCTTTTGATTTATCTCGGTGTGCCAATACCCGCTCGTTCTGAAACTGCAGAGGAAACCGGGTTGAAAATCGCTCAGGATTCTCACGCTCGCGAGAAGGGTTTTGGTAATTTTACGGCTCAGCAAACCATGGTGTTGCGCAACAAACACGGGCAAGAGAGCCGGTGCCAACTCCGGGTAAAGGTTCTCGAAGTCTCCGAAGATGGCGACAAGAGCCTGTTTGTGTTCGATGAACCGCGCGATGTCAAGGGAACGGCGTTGCTTATTCACGCTCATCGGGAAAGCGCGGACGACCAATGGCTTTATTTGCCTGCTCTGAAGCGCGTCAAGCGCATTAGTTCGTCTAACCAGTCCGGTTCGTTTATGGGGAGTGAATTTGCTTATGAGGACCTGACTCCTCAGGCTGTGGAGAAATTTACCTATCGCTATCTGCGCGACGAGGCATATGGCGATTTGACATGCACGGTTACAGAACGCTTTCCCGCGGATAAGAAATCGGGCTATAGCCGCCAGGTGGTCTGGAGGGATAAGGACGAGCTTCGCGTCTGGAAAGTGGAGTATTACGATCGCAAGAATGCCCATCTGAAGACACTTACTCTGGGAAATTACGCGCAGTATCTGGAACGTTACTGGCGTGCTGGTGAGATGACGATGGTCAATCATTTAACTGGAAAAAGTACTGTCCTGACGTGGACGGATTTTGAGTTTCAAACAGATCTGGATGATCGCGATTTCACGCAAACCGGGCTAAGACGGGTGCGTTGA